A genomic region of Chelmon rostratus isolate fCheRos1 chromosome 8, fCheRos1.pri, whole genome shotgun sequence contains the following coding sequences:
- the stmn1b gene encoding stathmin 1b, with protein sequence MEGCGDIQVRELNKRASGQSFEVILSPSTSDGKGNFVLSPLRKKETSLDDIQKKQKAAEERRKSQGAEVLKHFAEKREHEKEVIQKAIEESCNFIKMTQEKINQKMEANKENRTARMTAFKEKLKEKDKKIKEVKKNKEANKEREI encoded by the exons ATGGAAGGCTGTGGAG ATATCCAGGTGAGGGAGCTGAACAAGCGTGCCTCAGGTCAATCATTTGAGGTCATCCTGAGCCCCTCAACCTCAGATGGCAAGGGCAACTTTGTGTTGTCCCCTctgaggaaaaaggaaacatcaCTGGACGACAttcagaagaaacagaaagctgCAGAAGAGAGACGCAAG AGCCAGGGGGCTGAAGTGCTGAAACACTTTGCTGAGAAACGGGAGCACGAGAAGGAGGTCATCCAGAAGGCCATAGAGGAGAGCTGCAACTTTATCAAGATGACACAagagaaaatcaatcaaaagaTGGAGGCAAACAAAGAGAACCGCACTGCAAGGATGACAGCTTTcaaagagaaactgaaggagAAG GACAAGAAGATTaaagaagtgaagaagaacaAGGAGGCAAATAAAGAAAGGgagatttaa
- the paqr7b gene encoding membrane progestin receptor alpha-B, with translation MATVVMEQIGRLFINAQQLRQIPQLLESAFPTLPCTVKVSDVPWVFRERHILTGYRQPDQSWRYYFLTLFQRHNETLNVWTHLLAAFIILVKWQEISETVDFLRDPHAQPLFIVLLAAFTYLSFSALAHLLSAKSELSYYTFYFLDYVGVAVYQYGSALAHYYYAIEKEWHTKVQGLFLPAAAFLAWLTCFGCCYGKYASPELPKLAHKLFQVVPSALAYCLDISPVVHRIYSCYQEGCSDPVVAYHFYHVLFFLIGAYFFCCPHPESLFPGKCDFIGQGHQLFHVFVVVCTLTQVEALRTDFTERRPFYERLHGDLAHDAVALFIFTACCSALTAFYVRQRVRASLHEKEE, from the coding sequence ATGGCGACGGTGGTGATGGAGCAGATCGGTCGCCTGTTCATCAACGCGCAGCAGCTGCGTCAGATCCCTCAGCTCCTGGAGTCGGCCTTCCCCACGCTGCCTTGCACCGTGAAGGTGTCTGATGTTCCCTGGGTGTTCCGCGAGCGCCACATCCTCACCGGCTACAGACAGCCGGACCAAAGCTGGCGCTACTACTTCCTCACCCTCTTCCAAAGGCACAATGAGACCCTCAATGTGTGGACTCATCTGCTGGCTGCCTTCATCATCTTGGTGAAGTGGCAGGAGATCTCAGAGACGGTGGATTTTTTGCGAGACCCTCATGCCCAGCCCCTCTTCATCGTCCTCCTGGCAGCCTTCACCTACCTCTCCTTCAGCGCTCTcgctcacctcctctctgccaAGTCCGAGCTCTCCTACTACACCTTCTACTTCCTCGACTACGTGGGGGTCGCCGTCTACCAGTATGGCAGCGCCCTGGCCCACTACTACTACGCCATAGAGAAAGAGTGGCACACGAAAGTGCAAGGGCTCTTCCTCCCCGCTGCAGCATTCTTGGCCTGGCTTACTTGCTTCGGCTGCTGCTATGGCAAATATGCGAGTCCCGAGCTGCCCAAGTTAGCCCACAAGCTCTTCCAAGTGGTGCCCTCAGCCTTGGCTTACTGTTTAGACATAAGCCCCGTGGTTCACCGCATCTACAGCTGCTACCAGGAAGGCTGCTCCGACCCTGTTGTGGCGTACCACTTCTACCACGTGCTCTTTTTCTTAATCGGCGCCTATTTCTTCTGCTGCCCTCACCCAGAGAGTTTGTTCCCTGGGAAGTGTGACTTCATCGGGCAGGGCCACCAGCTCTTTCACGTGTTCGTGGTGGTGTGCACCCTGACGCAGGTGGAAGCGCTGCGAACAGACTTCACGGAGCGCCGGCCCTTCTACGAGCGTCTCCACGGCGACCTTGCACACGACGCCGTTGCACTCTTCATCTTCACTGCCTGCTGCAGCGCCCTCACCGCTTTTTATGTGCGCCAGCGTGTACGTGCCTCTCTACACGAGAAGGAGGAGTAA